ATGGCTTCCTCGTAGTCGGGGCCGAGCTTGGCGAAGGCGATCTCGTCGTAGCCCAGCTCCTGGGCCTGGCCGGCCAGCTCCACGATCTGGTCGGCCACCTCCTCCGGGCGTCCGGCGACGTAGTAGTCGAGCACCATCTTCTCCGTCACCATCCCCGCCGCTTCCTCGACGGTGGCGCCCCGGGCGAAGGCGTCTTTCAGGTCGAGCACCTTCTGCCGCTCCACGCCGAGCCGGGCGTATTCCTCCGGCGTGAACTTGAGAGCCTCCCACTGCAGGATCGAATGGGACACCTGGCGCTTGGGGAACTCGATGGCGGCGTCACGGTCTTGCGAGACGGATACATTGAGCTCCACCATCTTGCGCAGGGGTTTGTGCGGATCCACGCTGCGGGCGCCCGCCTCGATCATCTCGTGCATCCCCTTGAGACGGCCCGCGCGCAGCATGGGGATGAAGGTCCCCGAGCTGATGAGCCCGTCCATCACCTGGCCGCCCATGCGCAGCGACCGGGGCCCGTTGCCGCCCGAATAGAGCACGACCGGGGACTTGGGCGTGAACGCCAGCTTGAACTTGCCGGCGGGATTGAGGTGATAGTACTCGCACAGCACCGGGAAGTCGCCGTAACTCACGCTCTCCCCGGCGAGCGCGCGCCGCACGAACACGGCCAACTCCCGGACCAGCGCGATGGGCTTGTGCACGTCCACGTGCTGCGGCGTCTGCGCCAGATCGCCACGGGCGAGCCCGAAGCCTACCTCGCGTCCTTCGCTCAACTCCGACAGGGCGGCCAGGGAGTCCACCACCTCGATGGGATGGTGGAGATAGGGCACCAGGACCGCGGTGCCTATGCCGATGGGCACCCTTGCCGCGATGGCGGAGAGCACCACTACCTGGCTCCGGTAGCGCGCGTTGTCGTTGACCCAAATGCGCTCGAAACCGCGCCGATGAGCCAACTCGGCAAGCTCCACGAGCTGGTTCACCGTGTACTGGTTGGCCAGGTGGATCACGAACTGGAGACTGAGCTTTCCTTCGAATGCCGCCATGGGGATTCCCTTGCTTCGAGTGCCAGAACCTGTCCGCGGCGCCTATCCCTTCAGCCGCGGCATCACGCTCTCCGCCAGCATTTCGATGGCCTCCTCGTAGTCGGGGCCGAGCTTGGCGAAAGCAATCTCGTCGTAACCCATTTCCTGAGCCTGGCCGGCCAACTCCAGGACCTGGTCCGCCACTTCGGCGGGGGTGCCGGCAACGTAGTAGGACAGGACCATCTCCTCCGTAACCAGGGCCGCGGCCTCCTCGATGGTGGCTCCCTGGGCGAAGGCGTCCTTGAGATCGAGCACGCGTTGCCGTTCCACGCCGAGCCTGGCGTACTCGGCGGGGGTGAACCGGAGCCCCTCCCACTGGGGGATCGAGTGGGCCACCTGGCGTTTGGGAAATTCCATGGCCGCGTCCCGGTCCCGCGACACGGACACGTTGACTTCCACCATCTTGCGCAGAGTCTTGGTGCGATCGACGCTTCGCGCCCCGGCCTCGGCCGTCTCGAGCATTCCCTTGAGCCGCCCCGCGCGCAGCATGGGGATGAAGGTCCCCGAACTGATGAGGCCGTCCATGACCTGGCCGCCCATGCGCAACGACCGCGGGCCGTTGCCGCCGGAATAGATCACCACGGGTGACTTGGGCGTGAACGCCAGCTCGAACCTGCCGGCGGGATTGAAGCGGTAGTGTTGGCACAGCACCGGGAAGTCGCCATAGGCCACGCGCTCCCCGGCCAGCGCCCGCGACACGAACACGGCCAGTTCCCGGACCAGTGCCAGGGGCCTGTGCATGGCCACGTGCTGCGGCGTCTGGGTGATGGAACCGCGTGCCAGCCCGAAGCCCACCTCGCGCCCTTCGCTCAACTCGGACAGGGCCGCCAGCGAATCCACGACCTCGATGGGATGATGGAAATAAGGCACGAGGACCGCCGTGCCCACGCCGATGGGCACGCGCGCGGCGATGGCGGACAACACCACCACCTGACTCCGGTAACGCGCGTTGTCATTGAGCCAGATCCGTTCGAACCCCCGTTCACGGGCCAGCGCGGCCAACTCCACGAATCCGTTGACCGAGTAGTGGTTCGCCAGGTGGGTGACGAACTGAAGGCTGAGCCTGCCGTCGAAAGCCGTCACGAGTGTTCGAGCTTGGGAGGAAGGCGGCCGGGGACGCGGGAGGAGGGGTCCGTCCCCGACCGTTTCGGTTGGACACGCTGTCTTCTTGTCTCTGACATGGGTTCGTGGTCGCGTTCGACACAACCCAAGCCCGTGTCAGAGACAAGTAGAGCAACGTGAGTTAAGGCAGCAATGACGGCACCTAGCATCTGTTTGTTTCAGTTTGGTTACAATTTATCGACAGAGAAATTAAATGCTGATCGGTGCAACTCAATAACTTCTCACCGTCGAATCGCGCGGGAGGGTGTCATGGCCTCGCGGCCTGTTTCGTAGTAGACTCTTGAATCGTGAGCCCTACCCTGACTCTTGCAACGCTCGGAATCCTTCAAGGGCTCACCGAGTTCCTGCCGGTCAGCAGTTCCGGCCATCTCGTCCTGCTTCAGCCGTGGCTGCCCGGCTTCCGGGAACCCGGCGTATTGTTCCATGCGACCGTGCACTTGGCAACGCTCGGCGCGGTGCTGCTCTATTTTCGCAACGATGTCGCGGTGTTGGCTCACGCCGCCGTGAGCCCCCGTGGTTCCGACCCGGCCTCCGTCCGCCTTCTCGGGCTCGTCGTGACCGGTACTCTGCCCACGGCCTTGATCGGCCTGCTCTTCAAGGACGGACTGGAGCGCCTTTTCGGCAGCGTGCCCACCGCGGCGAGCATGCTGCTGGTGACGGGTGCCCTGCTCGTGGCCACGGACCGTGCGCGCGGCCACGGCGCGGATATCCAAAGAATGCGCGTTTGGCATGCGCTGCTCATCGGCCTCGTCCAGGGCCTGGCGATCATACCCGGACTGTCGCGCTCCGGAGCCACCGTTGCCGCCGGTGTCTTGAGCGGTCTCGGTCGTGACCTCGCCCTGCGTTACTCGTTCCTGCTTTCCATCCCCGCGATCCTGGGAGCGTTCACGCTCCAGCTCCTGTCTCACGGGTTGGACGGGACTCGGGACGTCAACGAGATGGGGTACGCGGTGGCCTTCCTGGCCGCGTTCACGACCGGCTACCTCGGTATCGCGGTGCTGTTGAGGGTGCTGCTGTCACGCCGGCTCACCTGGTTCGCGCTCTACTGCTGGGCCTTGGGCCTCACCGTGCTCATGACCAGGAGCCTGTCGGCATAGGCCGGCGAGCCGGGCGCCGCGGCAATCGATCAACTCGGTCCGATCCGCTGCGCCCGCTCGATAAAGGGATACAGCCGCCGCACCGCTTCCACCCCACTTCCCGTGGTGGCCTCCATCACGCGCAGGATGATGCGGCGCATGCCCGCCGCGCGGTAGCGGGCCATGTCGTCCAGCGAGGGAAAGTCTCCGGAGGGAGTCAGCACCACCGAGAACTCGATGCCGTCCGGATCGCGTCCGCCTTCGACGGCCGCACGCCGCACGCTGGCCACCGCGTCGGCGGCCTCGTCCACGGGCAGATCCCCCGGACACCAGCCGTCGGCGTACCGCGCCACCCGCCTGGGCGCGTAGCGGGGGTCGTGCACCCCCAGGTGGATCGGCGGATGCGGCTTCTGGAGCGGCTTGGGGAAGACCCGCACCGGCGGGAAGCGCACGAACTCGCCGCTGTACTCGGCGTCTTCATGGGTCCACAGCACGCGCAACGCCTCGACCCCCTCGCGCAACGCCTGCCACCGGCGCTGGAATGCCGTCACGCCGAGGATCGCCGCTTCCTCCGGAAACCAGCCGGCGCCCACTCCCATGATGAGGCGTCCGCCGCTGTGGCGATCCAGCGTGGCCGCCGCCTTGGCGGTGGCGATGACTTCGCGTTGCGGCAGGATGCAGATGCCGGTGGCCACGCGCAGGCGCTCGGTGGCCTGGGCGGCCATGGCCGCGGCGATGAAGGGATCGGGCAGGTGTCCGAAGGACTCGGGCACCTTGCCGTCCGGGGTGCGCTTGTAGCGCGATTCGTAGTGGACCGGGATGAGCATGTGCTCGGGAAACCACAGGGACTCGAAGCCCAGAGTCTCGGCCTCCCGGGCGATGTCGCCCACGGGACCCGACAACTCCGTCGAAAAAAGGGACAGACCCAACTCCATGATGTGCACTCCGGATGGCCGCGTTGTCTTCCGCCGCGGTTCCCGCTATACGCCACAAGGACGGCGGCCGACCGCTGGCCAGGAACCAGAACCAGGGAGAATAACATGCCCGAAGCACCGGCCGGAACCCAGACATTCACCCGCGCCCTCGAGGCCGACGACACCCTCGTCCCCATCGGTTGGGATGACTGGCTCGGCATGCCGCCGCCGGACGATGACGGTGCGTACACCGTCACCGAGGTGGTGGAGCGCTACCAACGCAACGGCTACGAGTGGGACATGCACGGTTCCCTCTACACGCCCGCGCGCGAGCGCGACGACCGGCCCGCCTTCGTCGTGTTCCACGGCGGCGGCGCTAACGAGACGGTCATGGACGTCACCCCCGACGGGCGTCCCGGCCTGGCGCGGCGGCTGGCCGCCCAGGGCTTCACGGTGCTGACCCTCAGCTACCCGGGCCTCTGGCCTCC
The Deltaproteobacteria bacterium genome window above contains:
- a CDS encoding LLM class flavin-dependent oxidoreductase, whose translation is MAAFEGKLSLQFVIHLANQYTVNQLVELAELAHRRGFERIWVNDNARYRSQVVVLSAIAARVPIGIGTAVLVPYLHHPIEVVDSLAALSELSEGREVGFGLARGDLAQTPQHVDVHKPIALVRELAVFVRRALAGESVSYGDFPVLCEYYHLNPAGKFKLAFTPKSPVVLYSGGNGPRSLRMGGQVMDGLISSGTFIPMLRAGRLKGMHEMIEAGARSVDPHKPLRKMVELNVSVSQDRDAAIEFPKRQVSHSILQWEALKFTPEEYARLGVERQKVLDLKDAFARGATVEEAAGMVTEKMVLDYYVAGRPEEVADQIVELAGQAQELGYDEIAFAKLGPDYEEA
- a CDS encoding LLM class flavin-dependent oxidoreductase, translated to MTAFDGRLSLQFVTHLANHYSVNGFVELAALARERGFERIWLNDNARYRSQVVVLSAIAARVPIGVGTAVLVPYFHHPIEVVDSLAALSELSEGREVGFGLARGSITQTPQHVAMHRPLALVRELAVFVSRALAGERVAYGDFPVLCQHYRFNPAGRFELAFTPKSPVVIYSGGNGPRSLRMGGQVMDGLISSGTFIPMLRAGRLKGMLETAEAGARSVDRTKTLRKMVEVNVSVSRDRDAAMEFPKRQVAHSIPQWEGLRFTPAEYARLGVERQRVLDLKDAFAQGATIEEAAALVTEEMVLSYYVAGTPAEVADQVLELAGQAQEMGYDEIAFAKLGPDYEEAIEMLAESVMPRLKG
- a CDS encoding undecaprenyl-diphosphate phosphatase, with product MSPTLTLATLGILQGLTEFLPVSSSGHLVLLQPWLPGFREPGVLFHATVHLATLGAVLLYFRNDVAVLAHAAVSPRGSDPASVRLLGLVVTGTLPTALIGLLFKDGLERLFGSVPTAASMLLVTGALLVATDRARGHGADIQRMRVWHALLIGLVQGLAIIPGLSRSGATVAAGVLSGLGRDLALRYSFLLSIPAILGAFTLQLLSHGLDGTRDVNEMGYAVAFLAAFTTGYLGIAVLLRVLLSRRLTWFALYCWALGLTVLMTRSLSA
- a CDS encoding LLM class F420-dependent oxidoreductase — encoded protein: MELGLSLFSTELSGPVGDIAREAETLGFESLWFPEHMLIPVHYESRYKRTPDGKVPESFGHLPDPFIAAAMAAQATERLRVATGICILPQREVIATAKAAATLDRHSGGRLIMGVGAGWFPEEAAILGVTAFQRRWQALREGVEALRVLWTHEDAEYSGEFVRFPPVRVFPKPLQKPHPPIHLGVHDPRYAPRRVARYADGWCPGDLPVDEAADAVASVRRAAVEGGRDPDGIEFSVVLTPSGDFPSLDDMARYRAAGMRRIILRVMEATTGSGVEAVRRLYPFIERAQRIGPS